One genomic segment of Occultella kanbiaonis includes these proteins:
- a CDS encoding serpin family protein produces MAGLGILAMVLAGCTSPNGTAPGVEVLQSRSPRAAVAVTDVPAAAAATVAATSGLGARLMDATRDENLVVSPISILTAFGMLREGAATTTAAELDAVLGFPAEQRGEAMNALLRQLELHDGDPGEVPAGEVPDVPVLHVADQVFLQEGFAVQQPFLDALATHYGANAVQVDFTATGRAGGRAVVDDWVAEHTGGLVEAAPVPFDRSTRLALLNTVYLAAAWQEPFSGGTSPGQFHRPDGTTATAQFLEETRDLAYFITPHGTAAVRIPYTADFAMDVVLAPEGRWDPAGWPVIAAGLDAASAAPVPVELTLPTWEHTTSLDLKAMLREAGLSETLGVTPDLSGIAPELYVSAAAHEATITVDSAGTVAAAVTSVAVGPTSAQETSPAVVFSADRQFAYRIVHLPTGLPVFMGQVVDPGEGP; encoded by the coding sequence GTGGCAGGGCTGGGCATCCTGGCGATGGTCCTGGCCGGCTGCACCAGCCCGAACGGGACCGCGCCGGGCGTGGAGGTCCTTCAGTCGCGTTCGCCACGGGCGGCCGTGGCCGTGACCGACGTGCCGGCCGCGGCCGCCGCCACCGTCGCGGCGACCTCGGGTCTCGGCGCCCGGCTCATGGACGCGACCCGGGACGAGAACCTCGTCGTGTCCCCGATCTCGATCCTGACCGCGTTCGGAATGCTGCGGGAGGGGGCGGCCACCACCACGGCGGCCGAGCTGGACGCCGTGCTGGGCTTTCCCGCCGAGCAGCGCGGGGAGGCGATGAACGCCCTGCTGCGTCAGCTCGAGCTCCACGACGGCGACCCGGGCGAGGTGCCCGCCGGCGAGGTCCCGGACGTGCCGGTGCTGCACGTCGCCGATCAGGTGTTCCTGCAGGAGGGGTTCGCCGTGCAGCAGCCGTTCCTGGACGCCCTCGCCACCCACTACGGCGCGAACGCCGTCCAGGTGGACTTCACCGCGACCGGCCGCGCCGGCGGGCGCGCCGTCGTCGACGACTGGGTCGCCGAGCACACCGGAGGGCTGGTCGAGGCGGCGCCGGTGCCGTTCGACCGGAGCACCCGGCTCGCGCTGCTCAACACGGTCTATCTGGCCGCGGCCTGGCAGGAGCCGTTCAGCGGCGGGACGTCGCCGGGGCAGTTCCACCGGCCCGACGGCACGACGGCGACGGCGCAGTTCCTCGAGGAGACCCGTGACCTGGCGTACTTCATCACGCCGCACGGGACCGCTGCGGTGCGGATCCCGTACACCGCGGACTTCGCCATGGACGTGGTCCTCGCCCCCGAGGGCCGGTGGGACCCGGCCGGGTGGCCGGTCATCGCGGCCGGCCTCGATGCCGCGTCGGCCGCCCCGGTGCCGGTGGAGCTCACGCTGCCCACCTGGGAGCACACCACCAGCCTCGACCTGAAGGCGATGCTGCGGGAGGCGGGGCTGTCCGAGACCCTCGGCGTGACCCCGGACCTGAGCGGCATCGCGCCCGAGCTGTACGTCTCGGCGGCGGCACACGAGGCCACGATCACCGTGGACTCCGCCGGCACCGTGGCCGCGGCCGTCACCTCGGTCGCCGTCGGCCCGACCAGCGCCCAGGAGACGTCGCCCGCGGTGGTGTTCAGTGCGGACCGGCAGTTCGCCTACCGGATCGTGCACCTGCCCACCGGGCTGCCGGTGTTCATGGGACAGGTGGTGGACCCGGGCGAGGGGCCGTGA